TTCCCCCCAAGGCAAATTTTTCGTTACAGCATGTCGATCCCTCGGATACACATGATCTGGATGACAAGCAGGAAGCCCAAAAGAAGCTGGAAAAGATCCGTGAAGAGCTGACCGAACTACAGGAGATACTATATGCCCAGGGGAAATATGCTGTTCTGATCCTTTTTCAGGCTATGGACACCGGGGGAAAGGACGGCACCATCCGCCATGTTTTTGGCCCGTTAAATCCACAGGGGGTGAGGGTTATTAACTTTAAGGCACCCTGTGGAACTGAGCTGGAACATGATTATCTTTGGCGGATTCATAA
The window above is part of the Bacteroidales bacterium genome. Proteins encoded here:
- a CDS encoding polyphosphate kinase 2 family protein → MKENSNHLNTLSVPPKANFSLQHVDPSDTHDLDDKQEAQKKLEKIREELTELQEILYAQGKYAVLILFQAMDTGGKDGTIRHVFGPLNPQGVRVINFKAPCGTELEHDYLWRIH